TGCTTTAGGTACTGAAAACGAAAATGCAAAATCACTTTATCAATCTGCAGCACAACAAACACAATCAATCATTGATAGTATAGAACCACGTCTTCAAGAGATTGAACAGGAAGAACCACAATACAAACAGCAATAAAGCTTTTCAAAGAGGTTGGTTTTTATGAACCAACCTTTTTCGAACAGAAAAAATGAGGTGTTTCCAATTTGAAACATATAAATATAATCATTCTATCAATCGGTATTATCTCCATCATACTCACTGGATGTACGAACAATTTAAATAATGAAAAAAAGATAAATGTAACAAAGGTAACAAGTAAAGAAACATTAAACGATCAGAGTATATCCAATCACGTTAAGGAATTGCTTGTTAAAGAAAAGGAAGTTCGTGATGTAAAAGCAGTAAACACAGATAAAGAAATTATCGTTGATGCAGCAATAAACCACATGGATCGATTTCAATTAAAAGATATTGAAAAAAGATTAACAAAAATGGTTGAAAAGGAAAATCCAAATCATAAGGTCACGTTATCAACGGATAAAAAAATTTTTCTTGAGCTTGAAAAGTTAGAAAAAAGAATATCGAGTTCTAAATTGAGTAAAAAGAAGTTAGAAGATGAGTTGAAGAAAATTAAGAGTCTTTCAAACGAGCAAACATGAAGAAGGTGAAGGAATGTCAAATAACAAAAAGAAAAATTTAACACCGGTTCAGCAGGAATATCAAACCTTTCAAGATCAACGTGAAGTAAAACGACCTGTTGTCAGTAATTGTATTAAGGCATTTTTTGTTGGTGGAGTGATTTGTTTAATTGGACAAGCAATCCAAACTTTTTTTATCTATAACTTTAATTTTACCGAACAAACTGCAGGTAACCCAACTGTTGCGGTCATGATCTTCATTTCAATGCTTTTAACGGGCTTCGGAGTATATGATCGATTAGCACAATTTGGAGGTGCTGGTTCAGCTGTTCCAGTTACTGGATTTGGAAATGCGGTTATTTCTGCAGCAATTGAACATAGAACAGAAGGGCTCGTATTAGGTGTGGGAGGAAATATGTTTAAATTAGCAGGTTCGGTTATTATGTTTGGAGTTTTTTCAGCATTTATTATAGCCACGATTAAAACGATCCTGATTCAATGGGGTGGCTTGTAATGTTATCTGGATATCGAACGTGGTTGTTTCAAAATGAACCTGTGATTATATCAACAGGAACAGTAGGAGGTCCATTTGAGGCAAACGGAAAGATCCCAGAAGATTTTGACGTATTACATGAAGATATTTGGTTGAGGGAGGACTCTTTTGAAAAGGCACAAAAAGTCATGCTAGAAGAGGCCTGTCAGAGAGCAATGGAAAAAGCGGAAGTTCAACAGGAAGAAGTCCAATTTTTCTTAGGGGGAGACTTAATCAACCAGATTACTCCAACAAGCTTTGCAATGAAAACGTTTGGCATCCCATACTTAGGCTTGTTTGGTGCTTGTTCTACATCTATGGAAGGTTTAGCGCTGGGTGCTTTTCTAGTCAATTATGGTGGATCAACTTGTCTAATGACAGGAGCCTCAAGTCATAATGCTGCAACAGAGAAGCAGTTCAGATACCCAACAGAATATGGTGGTCAAAAACCACCAACATCTCAATGGACAGTTACAGGTGCAGGTGTAGCATTATTAAAAAATAAAGGGGACGGACCACGCGTTACTTCATCTACAATTGGAAGAGTCATTGATATGGGATTAACAGATCCTTTTAATATGGGAGGGGCTATGGCTCCTGCAGCTGTTGATACCATTGAGGTGCATTTAAAGGAGCGAGGGGTTGATCCTTCTTATTATGATTTAATTGTGACGGGTGATCTCGGGCATATTGGTCGAGAAGTTTCTCTTGACCTACTAAAAAAACATAATATTTCAATCGAAGAGGAAAGATTTCAGGATTGTGGGTTGATGATTTATCGTGAGGGACAACCAGTTTTATCTGGGGGAAGTGGTGCTGGATGTTCGGCATCAGTTGTTTATGGACATCTTCTTAACAGAATGAAAAAAGGAGAATTTCGTAAAGTGTTAGTTGTTGCAACTGGAGCCTTACTATCACCTCTAACGTTTCAACAAAATGAAACAATTCCTTGTATTGCACATGCTGTTTCAATTGAGGTAGGGGGTTCTGATACATGATCTTTTTTTGGGCATTTGTGATTGGTGGGCTCATTTGTGTGATTGGTCAAATTATGTTCGATGTGTTTAAACTTACTCCTGGGCACACATTAAGTACATTAGTTGTAGTCGGAGCACTTTTAGATGGTTTTAATTTATATGAGCCTTTGATTGATTTTGCAGGAGCAGGTGCAACAATTCCTATTACAAGCTTTGGCAATGCTCTTGTCCATGGTGCTATGCAGGAAGGAGAGCAACATGGGCTTGTTGGTGTCATCACAGGTATGTTTGAAGTAACAAGTTCTGGTATTTCTGCAGCCATTATTTTTGGGGTATTAGGTGCCTTGATTTTTAAACCAAAAGGATAAGGAGAATATGGGATGACGATTGCATCAAATGTAAAACAGAGTTTTGCCAGCCTTAAAGGTGTAGAAGCTGATTTATCAGATGTAGCTCTCCGTACTCGTGATCATGAATCTAAGCGTATATTACATGAAACAATGATGGTCGTGCATGAAGTCGTAACAGACTTAAAAAAACGAGTTGGAGAATTAGAACAAGAAGAATTCCAATATAAAGGATTTTAAGGTAAGGGGAGTGTAATAATGCCTATATGGCTCGAAGTTGTTACTAGAGTATTTCTATTTATGATCGTTTTGTTTTTTATCACAAAAATTCTAGGCAAAAAACAAATATCACAGCTATCTTTTTTTGAATATGTAACAGGTATTACAATAGGCGGTATAGCAGCGATCGTTATTATTGAGGTCAAACATAATATATTTATTGCAGGCTTAGCAATTGTAGTTACGGCAGCCATCCCTTATGTTGCTGGCCTGATTTCTTTAAAAAGTAAAAAGTTTCGTGATTTTGTAGAAGGAAAAGGTTCTTTATTTATTAAGGATGGCAAAATCATGGAGGATAACCTTAAAAAGGAAAGATACTCGGCAGATGATTTATTGGAGTTACTTCGAAAAAAGGAGGTTTTTCAGGTTTCAGATGTTGAATTTGCGGTGCTTGAACCAACAGGAGATTTATCTGTCATGTTAAAAAAAGAGAATTTGCCTTTAACGGCAAAAGATCTAAACATGAAGGTTGCTTCTATAAAAGAGCCTCAAACAGTAGTTATGGATGGGGCAATATTTGATGAGGCCTTATCCACTATCGGAAGAAATCGATCCTGGTTACATACAGAATTAGAAAAGCTAGGGGTTACGGTTGAAAATGTATTTCTTGGCCAAATAAATTCATACGGAGAGTTAACAGTAGATCTATTTGACGATAAATTAAAAATTCCATCACCTCAACAAAGACCGTTAATTTTAGCAACGTTGAAAAAATGTCAGGCGGATCTAGAGCTGTTTGCTCTTGGTACCGAATCAGACGAAGCAAAGCAAATGTATGCTAGTAATAGTCAAAAGCTGCAAAAGGCTATTGATAAAATTACATCTATATTAACGGATTGATTATTAATTTCTACAACTATATACAATATAAAATAAGATTAATGAAAAAGGAAAGGATTATGATGGGTTCTCGGGAAAGACAGAGAGAGATTAAAAAAGAGGCAGAAAGTTTAGAAAAGTATTTTAACAATCCAATAATTTATAGAGAAATTCATGGAGACAAAGTGTTTATACCTTTAAACTTAAATAAAGTTTGGGGTAAGATTGAATAAAAGATTATTAATTTTAAGCGTAGTGTCGTACTATTATTTAAAAATAAATTATATGAATAACAAATTCCTTTGCACATTTAATATTACATATAGTCGTAGATGAATATCTCCACATTAAATTAAGATGGTATTATTATCTCATGGAAGATGGTATAGAGTGGTCAACAATGTTAGTCATCCCTATATACATTGAAATTAATATATTATTTCCCTTTTAGTTCAACCCGTAAAAAAACAAGCACTATATATTACATTTTATGTAATAATTTCAATCATATTTGAATTATTTTTCAATTAACTATGTTGCATTACATCAAGTAAAATTTATGGAATTCAACGTTATTCGATTTCTTTTTATTTCCATTACTGGTTCTAAATCTAAATTTGATTAAAAGATTGGTGGATATTTCAAAGTAGGCTTTTATGTGATAACACCTTCTGTGGATTAAATCTGTCCTTATAACCGCGTCTTTGCTACGCAGTACAACGATATTTTGAATTAATGATCTTCAACAATAGAAGCGCATTTCTGGAACAAGGAATGGTGCTTATTTCTGTTAAGGGCGTAATGTTGAATAAAATTGTGCACGGAATATGCTAAAATTAGGAAGGGATTACTAAAATTATACTTAAAGGTGAAATTTATGGATAAAAAGGAACAAGTAACATTAGATGTATGGAATGATAAAATATCTATAAACTTTATTGGAATGAAGAAATTAGCATTTGTAGATTACACTCCTGAGATGTATGAACTAATTAGAGATGCAAGATTTAGAATCCCTGAATTTGAGGAAACTAAAGAAGCTTATAAATATCCGTATTCAAACGAATATAAGAAATCACTACATCAGATTTCATTTGATTATTATTTCGGAGAAGAAATGCGGAAAGAGGCCTATAGTAAGGATTTTATAATTGAGCACCTTGATAATAATGGGTTTAATTGCTCAATATCAAACCTTTTTTTATTGAAGAAAATTAAAAATACTTATAAAGGCTGGAATTTTGACAAAGTAGTAGACAGTAGCAAACATATTGCAGCAATGACGATTTATCATGTTATAGAAAACAAGACATTCCAAATAACTATTGCATTCAATGAGTTATACCATAATGATCACATCGGAAAGTCACTTGAAAAAATTCGATTGCTCTACCCTTATAATTATGAAATTGTACTACAGGATGCTGAACAAATAATTGAAACTATATCCAATAGAGAAAATATCAACTTTGAAAGATGGAAAGAAATTTATAGGTTCAAAGATATTCGTATCGAGTATGCACCCGAATTACAATTAACGGAAGAAGAGAAGCAACAACCACCTGGTT
The window above is part of the Metabacillus sp. B2-18 genome. Proteins encoded here:
- a CDS encoding DUF1657 domain-containing protein; amino-acid sequence: MTIASNVKQSFASLKGVEADLSDVALRTRDHESKRILHETMMVVHEVVTDLKKRVGELEQEEFQYKGF
- the spoVAC gene encoding stage V sporulation protein AC, producing the protein MSNNKKKNLTPVQQEYQTFQDQREVKRPVVSNCIKAFFVGGVICLIGQAIQTFFIYNFNFTEQTAGNPTVAVMIFISMLLTGFGVYDRLAQFGGAGSAVPVTGFGNAVISAAIEHRTEGLVLGVGGNMFKLAGSVIMFGVFSAFIIATIKTILIQWGGL
- a CDS encoding YhcN/YlaJ family sporulation lipoprotein; the encoded protein is MKHINIIILSIGIISIILTGCTNNLNNEKKINVTKVTSKETLNDQSISNHVKELLVKEKEVRDVKAVNTDKEIIVDAAINHMDRFQLKDIEKRLTKMVEKENPNHKVTLSTDKKIFLELEKLEKRISSSKLSKKKLEDELKKIKSLSNEQT
- the spoVAE gene encoding stage V sporulation protein AE, giving the protein MIFFWAFVIGGLICVIGQIMFDVFKLTPGHTLSTLVVVGALLDGFNLYEPLIDFAGAGATIPITSFGNALVHGAMQEGEQHGLVGVITGMFEVTSSGISAAIIFGVLGALIFKPKG
- a CDS encoding DUF421 domain-containing protein — translated: MPIWLEVVTRVFLFMIVLFFITKILGKKQISQLSFFEYVTGITIGGIAAIVIIEVKHNIFIAGLAIVVTAAIPYVAGLISLKSKKFRDFVEGKGSLFIKDGKIMEDNLKKERYSADDLLELLRKKEVFQVSDVEFAVLEPTGDLSVMLKKENLPLTAKDLNMKVASIKEPQTVVMDGAIFDEALSTIGRNRSWLHTELEKLGVTVENVFLGQINSYGELTVDLFDDKLKIPSPQQRPLILATLKKCQADLELFALGTESDEAKQMYASNSQKLQKAIDKITSILTD
- the spoVAD gene encoding stage V sporulation protein AD; this translates as MLSGYRTWLFQNEPVIISTGTVGGPFEANGKIPEDFDVLHEDIWLREDSFEKAQKVMLEEACQRAMEKAEVQQEEVQFFLGGDLINQITPTSFAMKTFGIPYLGLFGACSTSMEGLALGAFLVNYGGSTCLMTGASSHNAATEKQFRYPTEYGGQKPPTSQWTVTGAGVALLKNKGDGPRVTSSTIGRVIDMGLTDPFNMGGAMAPAAVDTIEVHLKERGVDPSYYDLIVTGDLGHIGREVSLDLLKKHNISIEEERFQDCGLMIYREGQPVLSGGSGAGCSASVVYGHLLNRMKKGEFRKVLVVATGALLSPLTFQQNETIPCIAHAVSIEVGGSDT
- a CDS encoding DUF1657 domain-containing protein translates to MENDVVKQVKTTLAGLKSAQASFETFALGTENENAKSLYQSAAQQTQSIIDSIEPRLQEIEQEEPQYKQQ